The proteins below come from a single Erythrobacter sp. SG61-1L genomic window:
- a CDS encoding spermidine/putrescine ABC transporter substrate-binding protein, translated as MNDFELPASKGMGRRSLLQALGVAAVGISFGGLAACSKSGGDKLAATGEEATLNFYNWDTYIGETTLDDFKEASGIEVNMSLFATNDELFAKLRAGNPGFDVIVPSNDFVERMIKSDLIEPLDHAQIPNIKNIDPTFIDVAYDPGRKFSMPYTWLTLGIGYRKSKVKGVPDSWKYLFDSAEYAGRIALLSEAGDVIRLGAKYLGHSVNAITPEIIKQVEAMMIKQKPNIKTFHEDNGQDLLLSGEVDLVLEYNGDIAQIMTEDDDIDFVLPKEGSQLNSDTLCIPKGAPHPKNAHAFINNLLDAEVGKKITETILYPTPNAAAKALMPDSYKNNPVIFPPADLLAKCEYASYNEKLQPLYEEAFTRIRAA; from the coding sequence ATGAACGACTTCGAACTTCCGGCAAGTAAAGGGATGGGCCGCCGCTCTCTACTGCAGGCATTGGGCGTCGCGGCAGTTGGCATCAGCTTCGGCGGACTTGCCGCCTGCAGCAAGTCTGGCGGCGACAAGCTGGCCGCGACTGGCGAAGAGGCTACGCTCAACTTCTACAATTGGGACACCTATATCGGTGAGACCACGCTGGACGATTTCAAGGAAGCCAGCGGCATCGAAGTGAATATGAGCCTGTTTGCGACCAATGACGAATTGTTCGCCAAGCTGCGCGCGGGCAATCCCGGCTTCGACGTGATCGTGCCTTCCAACGATTTCGTGGAGCGCATGATCAAGTCCGACCTGATCGAACCGCTGGACCACGCGCAGATCCCGAACATCAAGAACATCGATCCCACCTTCATCGATGTCGCCTATGATCCGGGCCGCAAGTTCTCCATGCCCTATACCTGGCTGACGCTGGGCATCGGCTATCGCAAGTCCAAGGTGAAAGGCGTTCCCGACAGCTGGAAATATCTGTTCGATTCGGCCGAATATGCTGGCCGCATCGCCCTGCTTTCCGAAGCGGGCGACGTGATCCGCCTCGGCGCGAAATATCTGGGCCATTCGGTGAATGCGATCACGCCCGAGATCATCAAGCAGGTCGAAGCGATGATGATCAAGCAGAAGCCCAACATCAAAACCTTCCACGAGGACAACGGGCAGGATCTGCTGCTTTCCGGCGAAGTGGACCTGGTGCTGGAATATAATGGCGACATCGCCCAGATCATGACGGAAGACGACGACATCGACTTCGTGCTTCCCAAGGAAGGCAGCCAGCTCAATTCGGATACTTTGTGCATCCCCAAGGGCGCGCCGCATCCGAAGAATGCCCATGCCTTCATCAACAATCTGCTCGACGCGGAAGTGGGCAAGAAGATCACCGAAACGATCCTCTACCCCACCCCCAATGCGGCAGCGAAGGCGCTGATGCCGGATTCCTACAAGAACAATCCGGTAATCTTCCCGCCGGCGGACCTGCTCGCGAAGTGCGAATACGCTTCCTACAACGAGAAGCTCCAGCCGCTTTACGAAGAGGCCTTCACCCGCATCCGGGCGGCCTGA
- a CDS encoding ABC transporter permease has translation MESWKNHKALFATIATAPLTWLILFFLAPLGIVWLYSFGTNLGLTEIEISGTFSNYARALEPLYLGILWKSVLVAAATTVICLIVGFPVALAIVFATDKWKPWLLMGIMLPFWTNLLIRTYALMAVLRTEGYANQTIGWLHDKFGWLMTLVGLPPPGAYEPMHLLYNNFAVIFGLVYVHLPFMVLPLYAALDKLDKSLIEASLDLGAGHLRTLLMIVAPLAAPGIISGIIITFVPALGAYLTPDLLGGPDSQMIANVIERQFKRANDWPFGAALSFILMYATFIAIAFQAMKARQAEARQ, from the coding sequence ATGGAGAGCTGGAAGAACCACAAGGCACTGTTCGCAACCATTGCGACAGCGCCGCTTACGTGGCTCATCCTGTTTTTCCTCGCCCCCCTGGGCATAGTCTGGCTCTACAGTTTCGGCACCAATCTGGGCCTGACCGAGATCGAAATCTCGGGCACTTTCTCCAACTATGCCCGCGCGCTGGAGCCGCTCTATCTCGGCATCCTGTGGAAGTCCGTGCTAGTGGCGGCGGCCACCACGGTGATCTGCCTGATCGTGGGCTTCCCGGTGGCACTGGCGATCGTCTTCGCGACCGACAAGTGGAAGCCATGGCTGCTGATGGGCATCATGCTGCCCTTCTGGACCAATCTGCTGATCCGCACCTACGCGCTGATGGCCGTGCTGCGCACCGAAGGCTATGCCAACCAGACAATCGGCTGGCTGCATGACAAATTCGGCTGGCTGATGACACTGGTGGGCCTGCCGCCACCCGGCGCCTATGAGCCGATGCACCTGCTCTACAACAATTTCGCGGTGATCTTCGGGCTGGTCTATGTCCACCTGCCCTTCATGGTCCTGCCGCTCTATGCCGCGCTGGACAAGCTCGACAAATCGCTGATCGAGGCCAGCCTCGATCTGGGCGCCGGGCATTTGCGCACCCTGCTGATGATCGTCGCTCCGCTGGCCGCGCCGGGCATCATTTCCGGCATCATCATCACCTTCGTGCCCGCACTGGGCGCCTATCTCACGCCGGACCTGCTGGGCGGGCCGGACAGCCAGATGATCGCCAATGTGATCGAACGCCAGTTCAAGCGCGCCAATGACTGGCCCTTCGGCGCGGCCCTGTCCTTCATCCTGATGTATGCGACCTTCATCGCCATTGCATTCCAGGCCATGAAAGCGCGCCAGGCGGAGGCGCGCCAATGA
- a CDS encoding ABC transporter permease, whose protein sequence is MIGLGKRTPIAPLEYTRRLWMRAWVGLVLFFLYAPLITLVAFSFNDSRRNIVWRGFTFKYYEKALNNDSLMEALVNSITIAALATIVSVILGALAAVMLWRFRFPMKAAAEGAMALPIVVPEICMGVAMLVFFAKIGFPSDLVWPFNLGAITIAHITFCFPFVTMVVRSRLTSFNREEEEAAKDLGANEFQAFRDVLLPHMKPGLVAGALLAFTLSLDDFVITFFTSGPNTVTFPVKVYSMVRFSVTPEVNAASAMVIALTVILTTITLKMQNRMGTIAQGH, encoded by the coding sequence ATGATCGGCCTCGGCAAGCGCACGCCCATCGCGCCGCTGGAATATACCCGCCGCCTGTGGATGCGGGCATGGGTCGGGCTGGTGCTGTTCTTCCTTTACGCACCGCTGATCACGCTGGTGGCATTCAGCTTCAACGACAGCCGCCGCAACATCGTGTGGCGCGGCTTCACCTTCAAATATTACGAGAAGGCGCTGAACAACGACAGCCTGATGGAAGCGCTGGTGAATTCCATCACCATTGCCGCCCTCGCCACTATCGTCAGCGTCATTCTGGGCGCGCTGGCGGCGGTGATGCTGTGGCGCTTCCGCTTCCCGATGAAGGCCGCGGCAGAAGGCGCGATGGCCCTGCCCATCGTAGTGCCGGAAATCTGCATGGGCGTGGCCATGCTGGTGTTCTTCGCCAAGATCGGCTTTCCCAGCGACCTTGTCTGGCCGTTCAATCTCGGCGCGATCACTATCGCGCATATCACCTTCTGCTTCCCCTTCGTGACGATGGTGGTCCGATCCCGGCTCACCAGCTTCAACCGCGAGGAGGAGGAAGCCGCCAAGGATCTGGGTGCCAACGAATTTCAGGCCTTCCGCGATGTGCTGCTGCCCCACATGAAGCCGGGGCTGGTGGCGGGCGCGCTGCTGGCCTTCACGCTCAGCCTCGACGATTTCGTCATCACCTTCTTCACTTCGGGGCCGAACACCGTGACCTTCCCCGTGAAGGTCTATTCCATGGTCCGCTTCTCGGTGACTCCGGAAGTCAACGCGGCTTCCGCCATGGTCATCGCCCTAACCGTCATTCTCACCACGATCACGCTCAAGATGCAGAACCGCATGGGCACGATCGCGCAAGGTCACTGA
- a CDS encoding ABC transporter ATP-binding protein — protein MEDKQPIIQIRNVSKRFGQVTAVDNVSLNIMPGEFFVLLGPSGCGKTTLLRMIAGFEMPTEGQILIDGQDMAKVPPNKRPVNMVFQSYAVFPHMSVADNVGYGLKIAGVGKEERESRVAEALALVKLDGFGARKPNQLSGGQRQRVALARSLVMRPKVLLLDEPLSALDAKLRAQMQFELADLQDQVGITFITVTHDQDEALSMAGRIAVMNKGDVAQLATPSDLYEFPANRFVADFVGSVNLFEGRLTLDEPDRASVDCAGLGKVYLNHGVTGPHGADVWVAIRPEKIYLHVPGEGRAIRGAAEDAPDGHNFARGQIKGMSYLGDITLYDIRLDSGAMLRVSRPNLSRRDQEDFTWDDRVSMHWRADSPVVLLS, from the coding sequence ATGGAAGACAAGCAACCGATCATCCAGATCCGCAATGTGTCCAAACGCTTCGGGCAGGTCACTGCGGTCGACAATGTCTCGCTCAACATCATGCCGGGCGAATTCTTCGTACTGCTTGGCCCGTCAGGCTGCGGCAAGACGACCCTGCTGCGCATGATCGCCGGGTTCGAAATGCCCACTGAAGGCCAGATCCTGATCGACGGGCAGGACATGGCCAAGGTGCCGCCCAACAAGCGGCCGGTGAACATGGTGTTCCAGTCCTACGCCGTGTTCCCGCATATGAGCGTGGCCGATAATGTCGGCTACGGCCTCAAGATTGCGGGTGTCGGCAAGGAAGAACGGGAAAGCCGCGTGGCCGAGGCACTGGCACTGGTGAAACTTGACGGGTTCGGCGCCCGCAAGCCCAACCAGCTTTCCGGCGGCCAGCGCCAGCGCGTGGCTCTCGCACGCAGCCTCGTCATGCGGCCCAAGGTGCTGCTGCTGGACGAACCGCTTTCCGCTCTGGATGCCAAGCTCCGCGCCCAGATGCAGTTCGAACTGGCCGATCTGCAGGATCAGGTCGGCATTACCTTCATCACCGTGACCCACGATCAGGACGAGGCCTTGTCCATGGCCGGGCGCATCGCAGTGATGAACAAGGGCGACGTGGCCCAGCTTGCCACACCTTCCGACCTTTACGAATTCCCCGCCAATCGCTTTGTGGCGGACTTCGTCGGCTCGGTGAACCTGTTCGAGGGCCGGCTTACACTCGATGAGCCTGACCGCGCCTCGGTCGATTGCGCGGGACTCGGCAAGGTCTATCTCAATCACGGCGTCACCGGTCCGCATGGTGCGGATGTGTGGGTCGCGATCCGGCCAGAGAAGATCTATCTTCACGTGCCTGGCGAAGGCCGCGCCATTCGCGGAGCCGCCGAAGATGCGCCCGACGGGCACAATTTCGCGCGCGGGCAGATCAAGGGGATGAGCTATCTGGGCGACATCACCCTGTATGACATCCGGCTCGATTCAGGCGCCATGCTGCGCGTATCCCGCCCCAACCTGTCCCGCCGGGATCAGGAAGATTTCACCTGGGACGATCGCGTATCCATGCACTGGCGCGCAGACAGCCCGGTGGTCCTGCTTTCCTGA
- a CDS encoding gamma-aminobutyraldehyde dehydrogenase, which yields MVDQYSQFIAGQPVNGDEAPEKVFNPANGGEIASLASASRAQVEIAVAAAEKAFAVWSRMTPGERSRRMLKIADRIEELAEEFARIEMINCGKPIGTALAVDVGNTVDVFRFFAGAARTVPGVPAGEYRPGHTSMLRRDPLGVCVGIAPWNYPLMMASWKIAPVIAAGNSVVLKPSEHTPLSALKLAEVCAEFLPEGVVNVVTGNGSSVGAQLVAHPRVRMVSLTGDVATGRKILEAVAPTIKRTHFELGGKAPVIVLEDADIPAAVSAIAEGGYYNAGQDCTAACRVYAHAAVHDRLVAELQAAIEAIPMGDPAEAGTQLGPLITARQRDRVDGFVARAAADTPAEIVTGGYVPEGPGFFYAPTLIAGARHTDEIVQKEVFGPVVSVTRFSEDAQALDWANDCEYGLASSVWTTNVGKAAQFAAQLQYGVTWINTHSVNATEMPHGGVKSSGYGSDLSIYCLEHYMTTRHVMIKH from the coding sequence ATGGTAGACCAGTATAGCCAGTTCATCGCCGGCCAGCCGGTGAACGGGGACGAAGCGCCCGAAAAGGTGTTCAACCCTGCCAATGGCGGCGAGATCGCCAGCCTTGCCAGCGCCAGCCGGGCACAGGTGGAAATTGCCGTGGCCGCTGCGGAGAAGGCTTTCGCCGTCTGGTCACGCATGACGCCGGGCGAACGCTCGCGCCGGATGCTGAAGATCGCGGACCGGATCGAGGAACTGGCCGAAGAATTCGCCCGGATCGAAATGATCAATTGCGGCAAGCCCATCGGCACGGCTCTCGCAGTGGATGTGGGCAACACGGTCGATGTGTTCCGCTTCTTCGCCGGGGCCGCGCGCACTGTGCCCGGCGTGCCTGCGGGCGAATATCGCCCCGGCCATACGTCCATGCTCCGCCGCGATCCGCTGGGCGTATGCGTGGGCATCGCGCCGTGGAACTATCCGCTGATGATGGCCAGCTGGAAGATCGCCCCGGTAATCGCCGCCGGCAATTCCGTGGTGCTCAAGCCGTCCGAACACACGCCGCTCAGCGCGCTGAAGCTGGCGGAGGTCTGCGCGGAATTCCTGCCCGAGGGGGTTGTCAACGTCGTGACCGGCAATGGCTCCAGCGTGGGCGCCCAGCTTGTCGCCCATCCGCGTGTGCGCATGGTCTCGCTGACGGGCGATGTCGCCACCGGGCGCAAGATTCTGGAGGCCGTAGCCCCCACCATCAAGCGCACCCATTTCGAACTGGGCGGCAAGGCCCCGGTGATCGTGCTGGAAGATGCGGATATTCCCGCTGCTGTCAGCGCCATTGCCGAAGGCGGCTATTACAACGCGGGGCAGGACTGCACCGCCGCCTGCCGCGTCTATGCCCATGCCGCCGTGCATGACCGGCTGGTGGCCGAGTTGCAGGCAGCCATCGAGGCGATCCCGATGGGCGATCCGGCAGAGGCCGGCACGCAGCTCGGCCCGCTGATCACGGCCCGCCAGCGCGACCGTGTGGACGGCTTCGTCGCCCGCGCTGCCGCGGATACTCCGGCAGAGATCGTCACCGGCGGCTACGTGCCTGAAGGGCCGGGCTTCTTCTATGCCCCCACCCTGATCGCAGGCGCGCGCCATACGGATGAGATCGTGCAGAAGGAAGTCTTCGGCCCGGTCGTATCGGTCACCCGCTTCTCGGAAGATGCACAGGCGCTCGATTGGGCGAATGACTGCGAATATGGCCTCGCTTCGTCCGTCTGGACCACCAATGTCGGCAAGGCAGCGCAATTCGCCGCGCAGCTCCAATATGGGGTGACGTGGATCAACACCCATTCGGTCAACGCCACGGAAATGCCGCATGGTGGGGTGAAGAGTTCCGGCTATGGCTCGGACCTGTCGATCTATTGCCTCGAACATTACATGACGACGCGCCATGTGATGATTAAGCACTGA
- a CDS encoding gamma-glutamyl-gamma-aminobutyrate hydrolase family protein → MSRPVLGVIACQRTVGIEPAQTVIERYIRAAMKYADVAALIIPSLPDLMTAGEVASRLDGVLLTGSPSNVESHRYQDEGGEGPFDPGRDEIALSMVGRMTDLGRPVFGICRGFQEINVALGGTLRRDVSTVGASLHHHAPDETPFNAMFDHMHPVHLADGGMLAQALGKQDIRVNSVHFQGVGRLAEGLNVEATAPDGLVEAYSTRIGSAPVLAVQWHPEWHPEGNADSQAFFRLLGRMLRGE, encoded by the coding sequence ATGTCGCGCCCCGTACTCGGAGTCATCGCCTGCCAGCGCACGGTGGGCATCGAACCGGCCCAGACCGTGATCGAACGCTATATTCGCGCGGCCATGAAATATGCCGATGTGGCGGCGCTGATCATTCCCTCCCTGCCCGATCTGATGACGGCAGGCGAAGTCGCCTCGCGCCTCGATGGCGTGCTGCTGACGGGCAGCCCCTCCAACGTGGAAAGCCATCGCTATCAGGACGAAGGCGGTGAAGGCCCCTTCGATCCCGGCCGGGACGAAATCGCACTCTCCATGGTCGGCCGCATGACCGATCTGGGCAGGCCCGTCTTCGGCATCTGTCGCGGCTTTCAGGAGATCAATGTCGCCCTTGGAGGCACGTTAAGGCGCGATGTGTCCACCGTAGGTGCTTCTCTCCACCACCACGCGCCCGACGAAACGCCCTTCAACGCGATGTTCGACCATATGCACCCTGTCCATCTGGCCGATGGGGGAATGCTGGCACAGGCGCTCGGCAAGCAGGACATAAGGGTTAATTCCGTTCATTTTCAGGGCGTTGGTAGATTGGCAGAAGGGCTGAACGTAGAAGCCACCGCGCCTGACGGTCTGGTAGAGGCCTATTCCACCCGGATTGGCAGCGCCCCGGTACTTGCGGTACAATGGCACCCGGAATGGCACCCTGAAGGCAATGCCGACAGCCAGGCCTTCTTCCGCCTTCTCGGCAGGATGTTGCGAGGGGAATGA
- a CDS encoding aspartate aminotransferase family protein: MPRNYDIAELKRLDVAHHLPAQQDYKLIEDIGGSRIVTHAEGCYIHDGDGNRILDGMAGLWCVNVGYGREELVEVAAEQMRELPFYNTFFKTAAPATVLLAHRIAGLTGGKLQHVFFNSSGSEANDTVFRMVRHYWKLKGEPKRQIFISRWNAYHGSTVAGVSLGGMKFMHEQGDLPIPGVEHVRQPYWFGEGFGMDKREFGKLCAAAIEERILEVGPENVAAFIGEPVQGAGGVVIPPEGYWQEVDAICRKYGILLVADEVICGFGRTGEWFGHQTLGFTPDLVPMAKGLSSGYLPISATAVSSDIVEVLKTGGDFVHGFTYSGHPVSAAVALRNIDIIEREGLVARTRDETGPYLAEALARLEDHPLVGEARSIGLLGAVEIVSKKGTNERFGGKEGTVGPIVRDHCIANGLMVRGIRDTIVMCPPLTITNQQIDDLVEIIRKSLDQAMPELRAIG; encoded by the coding sequence ATGCCCCGCAATTACGACATCGCCGAACTCAAGCGCCTCGACGTGGCGCACCATCTGCCTGCCCAGCAGGATTACAAGCTGATCGAGGACATCGGCGGCAGCCGCATCGTGACCCATGCGGAAGGCTGCTACATCCACGATGGCGACGGCAACCGCATTCTGGACGGCATGGCTGGCCTGTGGTGCGTCAATGTCGGTTACGGGCGCGAGGAACTGGTGGAAGTCGCTGCCGAACAGATGCGCGAACTGCCGTTCTACAATACCTTCTTCAAGACAGCCGCCCCTGCCACCGTGCTGCTGGCCCACCGCATTGCCGGTCTGACCGGCGGCAAGCTGCAGCATGTGTTCTTCAACAGCTCCGGCTCCGAAGCGAATGACACCGTCTTCCGCATGGTACGCCACTACTGGAAGTTGAAGGGCGAGCCGAAGCGCCAGATCTTTATCAGCCGCTGGAATGCCTATCACGGCTCTACCGTGGCGGGGGTGAGCCTTGGCGGCATGAAGTTCATGCATGAACAGGGCGATCTGCCGATCCCCGGCGTCGAACATGTCCGCCAGCCCTACTGGTTCGGCGAAGGCTTCGGCATGGACAAGCGCGAGTTCGGCAAGCTCTGCGCCGCTGCGATCGAGGAACGCATCCTTGAGGTCGGACCAGAAAACGTCGCGGCCTTCATCGGCGAGCCGGTGCAGGGCGCGGGCGGCGTGGTGATCCCGCCCGAAGGCTATTGGCAGGAAGTGGACGCGATCTGCCGCAAATACGGCATCCTGCTGGTGGCGGATGAAGTGATCTGCGGCTTCGGTCGTACCGGCGAATGGTTCGGCCACCAGACCTTGGGCTTCACACCCGATCTGGTCCCGATGGCGAAGGGGCTATCGTCAGGCTACCTGCCGATCAGCGCCACCGCCGTATCCAGCGACATTGTGGAGGTGTTGAAGACCGGCGGCGATTTCGTTCACGGCTTCACCTATTCCGGCCATCCGGTGTCCGCCGCGGTCGCCCTGCGTAATATCGACATCATCGAACGCGAAGGGCTGGTTGCCCGCACGCGGGACGAGACCGGGCCATATCTGGCCGAGGCGCTGGCCCGGCTGGAAGACCATCCGCTGGTGGGCGAAGCCCGCTCCATCGGTCTGCTCGGCGCAGTTGAGATCGTCAGCAAGAAGGGCACGAATGAGCGTTTCGGCGGCAAGGAAGGCACGGTCGGGCCGATCGTGCGCGATCACTGCATCGCCAACGGCCTGATGGTTCGCGGCATCCGCGATACGATCGTGATGTGCCCGCCCCTTACGATCACGAACCAGCAGATCGACGATCTGGTTGAGATCATCCGCAAGTCGCTCGATCAGGCAATGCCTGAACTGCGCGCCATCGGCTGA
- a CDS encoding FAD-dependent oxidoreductase yields the protein MRVGIIGAGIAGLSCAEMLSRNGHAVSLFDKGRAPGGRMSSRRMETDCGNAVFDHGAQFLVARDPEFIRQIGQWEAAGVVCRWNEARDDAWVGVPAMNAIPKHIAAQLDVIAGTHVRGIARSSDGWHIAFEQGRAGPFDALVIALPAEQAAPLLGLYCLDMARVAVSAPSTPCWAAMLTFARPVEGPPVVTNSGIVAWAARNNSKPGRSGAEAWTLHATPEWSREHLERDPDWAAAVLSRAFLAASGTSQRPVAVVGHRWRFALSGNAGRGAIWDGASSLGVCGDWLIGPRVEAAWLSGRRLAEQILSGATGASCDQPMARSSGIA from the coding sequence GTGAGAGTGGGGATTATCGGGGCCGGAATTGCAGGTCTGTCCTGTGCAGAGATGCTCTCTCGGAACGGGCATGCAGTAAGCCTTTTTGACAAAGGTCGTGCGCCCGGCGGTCGAATGTCGTCCCGCCGGATGGAAACAGATTGCGGCAATGCCGTTTTCGATCACGGCGCCCAGTTTCTGGTGGCGCGTGATCCGGAGTTCATCAGGCAGATCGGCCAGTGGGAGGCCGCTGGCGTGGTCTGCCGCTGGAACGAAGCACGCGATGACGCGTGGGTCGGTGTGCCGGCAATGAATGCCATTCCCAAGCATATTGCCGCACAGCTCGATGTCATTGCAGGCACACATGTGCGCGGGATCGCTCGCAGTTCAGATGGTTGGCATATCGCCTTCGAGCAAGGACGGGCCGGCCCGTTCGATGCTCTTGTGATTGCTTTGCCCGCCGAGCAGGCTGCCCCGTTGCTGGGCCTCTATTGCCTAGACATGGCGCGCGTGGCGGTTTCCGCTCCTTCGACGCCCTGCTGGGCCGCCATGCTGACCTTTGCCCGGCCGGTGGAAGGCCCACCCGTGGTGACGAACAGCGGCATCGTCGCCTGGGCGGCGCGCAACAATTCCAAGCCGGGACGCTCAGGGGCAGAGGCGTGGACCCTTCATGCAACGCCCGAGTGGTCGCGGGAACATTTGGAACGCGATCCCGATTGGGCGGCGGCGGTATTGTCCCGCGCGTTTCTCGCCGCGTCGGGGACCTCGCAGCGGCCTGTCGCAGTCGTCGGCCATCGTTGGCGGTTTGCCTTGTCCGGCAACGCCGGGCGCGGCGCGATCTGGGATGGCGCATCCAGCCTCGGCGTTTGCGGGGATTGGCTGATCGGCCCCCGCGTGGAGGCGGCCTGGCTTTCCGGCCGCCGCCTTGCGGAGCAGATATTGTCCGGTGCGACCGGCGCTTCCTGCGATCAGCCGATGGCGCGCAGTTCAGGCATTGCCTGA
- a CDS encoding PAS domain-containing protein produces MAIHDIIEASPTAAVISDPRQPDNPIIACNDAFVRLTGYEREEIVGRNCRFLSGPETEPELTELLRNGIRRKQPVMVEILNYKKDGSRFRNAVMVAPIFDDAGELEYFLGSQMEVVLSSGLSSADRSSQAQNKIAMLTGRQREILEMMSAGQLNKQIAYALGLSERTVKMHRAALLKALDVKTSADAIRLAVEAGL; encoded by the coding sequence ATGGCCATTCACGACATAATCGAAGCCAGCCCGACCGCTGCAGTCATCAGCGATCCGCGTCAGCCCGACAATCCAATCATTGCCTGCAACGACGCGTTTGTGAGGCTTACCGGCTATGAGCGCGAGGAAATCGTAGGCCGCAACTGCCGCTTTCTAAGCGGGCCGGAGACGGAGCCGGAACTGACCGAACTGCTGCGCAACGGCATTCGCCGCAAGCAACCGGTAATGGTGGAAATCCTGAACTACAAGAAAGACGGCAGCCGCTTTCGCAACGCGGTAATGGTCGCGCCGATCTTCGACGATGCGGGGGAACTGGAGTATTTTCTCGGGTCGCAGATGGAAGTGGTCCTGTCCTCAGGCCTTTCCAGCGCCGACCGCTCCAGTCAGGCGCAGAACAAGATCGCCATGCTGACCGGGCGCCAGCGGGAAATCCTTGAAATGATGTCCGCAGGCCAACTCAACAAGCAGATCGCCTATGCGCTGGGCCTGAGCGAACGCACCGTCAAGATGCACAGGGCCGCCCTGCTCAAGGCGCTCGACGTGAAAACCAGCGCAGATGCCATCCGCCTTGCCGTCGAGGCCGGGCTTTAG